One Gelria sp. Kuro-4 DNA segment encodes these proteins:
- a CDS encoding nitroreductase family protein, whose translation MDPILARRSIRKYTAQAVPAEDITYLLQAAMSAPSANNEQPWHFVVIKDRKLMAEIPKIHPYAQMVPGAQLVIMVCGDLSRDATNGYWVQDCAAATENILIAAQTKGLGAVWLGVHPRQERVHGLQQLFGLPEKVVPFALVPLGYPAEHKPPADRFNPARVHYDRW comes from the coding sequence TTGGATCCTATTCTGGCACGCCGGAGCATCCGTAAGTATACCGCCCAGGCTGTCCCGGCGGAGGACATCACCTACCTTCTCCAGGCGGCCATGAGCGCCCCGTCGGCCAACAATGAACAGCCCTGGCATTTCGTCGTCATCAAGGACCGGAAGCTCATGGCCGAAATCCCCAAGATTCACCCCTATGCGCAGATGGTGCCGGGAGCGCAGCTGGTCATCATGGTCTGCGGCGACCTCTCCCGGGATGCCACGAACGGCTACTGGGTGCAGGACTGCGCCGCGGCCACAGAGAACATCCTCATCGCGGCCCAGACTAAGGGCCTCGGCGCCGTCTGGCTGGGCGTTCACCCGCGCCAGGAGCGCGTGCACGGCCTACAGCAACTCTTTGGCCTCCCCGAAAAGGTGGTGCCCTTCGCCCTCGTCCCCCTCGGCTACCCGGCGGAGCACAAGCCCCCGGCCGACCGCTTCAACCCGGCCCGGGTGCATTACGATCGCTGGTAG